In Mesorhizobium sp. J428, the genomic window GCAACCGCGTCGTCCAGCGCCACACCGCGATCGTCGGCAAGATCGACCGCCAGACGCCGATCCTCAACTCGAAGATCAATGAGGTCATCGTCAATCCGTTCTGGAACGCTCCGGAATCGATCGTGATCAAGGACATCATTCCGCACATGCGGAAGAACCCGACCTATCTCACCGACAATGCGATCCGCCTGATCGCGCCGGATGGGACCGAGGTCGATCCGGCTTCGGTCGACTGGAACACCAACGACGCGGTGAAATATCGCTTCCGCCAGGATCCGGGCAAGATCAACGCGATGGCCTCGGTAAAGATCAATTTCCCGAACCCGCATGCGGTTTACATGCACGACACGCCGCAGCAGAGCCTGTTCTCCAAGCTGATGCGCTTCGATTCGTCGGGCTGCGTGCGCGTGCAGAACGTGCGCGACCTGGTGACCTGGTTGCTGCGCGACACACCCGGCTGGAACCGGCAGCGCTTCGAAGAGACGATCCGCTCCGGCGAGAACACGCCGGTGGCGCTGACCAACCCGGTGCCGGTTTACTTCACCTACGTCACCGCCTGGTCGACCGGCGACGGCGTCGTTCACTTCCGTGACGACATCTACGCCCGCGATGGCGTGGACGAGCTGCAGCTCTCCACCGCCCTCTGAGACGTTCGAACGTGCCTGTTGAAAGGGCGGGTCCGTAGGGCCCGCCTTTTTGCATGGGGTTCTGGGCGTTGCCGACTTAGTGGCGCCATAATTGTGAACGGCAATCGGCTGTAGTTGGGATGGGCCGGGTGCGCGCCGATGCGGTTCTGGAACAGGAAGGACGCAGCAGCCGACGCCACCCATCGCCTGATGCCTTGTCTGGCGGTGGTCGCTGCCGCCATGATCGCGCCCCTGCCGGCGTGGCCGGCAAGCGCCGAGGAGCCTCTGCATCCCCCATCGCGTGCGGACGCTGGTCAACCCGCCGGACCTTCGTCGCAGCCGTCGCGCGACGCTGGCGCCTTCGCGCGGGCGAACGACCGGATCCTTCTGATGGTCAACCGGGGGGAATTCGAGGTGGCCGAGCGACGCGCAAGTCGAATGCTCGCAAGGGCCGAGACGGCCTTCGGCGCGGACGATCCGGCTATCATTCCGGGCCTGAACACTCTCGCTATGATCTACCAGCAGACCGGACGTCTTGCGGATGCCGAGCGGACCCTGAACAGGGCGCTCGGCCTCGCCCGCCGTCCCGATGCCGGTGCCGAAACCCTCGCCGATGTTCTCAACCGAATGGCCAACGTCCTTTCCGACGACGGCCGCTTGGACCAGGCCGAAAAGGCAACACGGGAAGCCATCGAGATCGGGGAGCGGATCGAGGGGTCGTCGACGCTGGCGATCTCGCTCAACAATCTGGGTCATATTCTGACCGCCCTGCGACGGTTCGATGAGGCCGACGCCGTCTATCGCCGGGCGGAGAGCCTGACTGTCGCCAATACTGCCCTCGCGGCCGCGATGCCTGCCAACCTTGCCGTCCAGATGATGGGACAAGGACGTTTCGCGGAGGCGGAACAGCTGCTGCTGCGGTCGGTTGCGTCGTGGGAAAAGATGACGGAACCTGTCGTCATTGCCTGGGCGACGGCTCTGCTCAATCTCGGCCGCCTCTATTATGAGACCGGACGCCCGGACGCAGCCTCAGCCACGTTCGGCAGGACGCTGGACGCGCTCCAGCAGAACGTTCCGGACAACCATCCCCTGCGCGCCTATGCGCTGCAGAACCTGTCGCAGATCTCTTTCGACCGGAGAGACTTTGCGGAAGCGGAGAGACTGGCGCGCGAAGCCCTCACGATTGCCGGCCAGTCGCTTCCCGCGACGAAGTTCGAGGTCGCCGACTGGGCACGAGGCACTCGCTCAAGCTACCCTTCTGCAGGGCGAATGGAACGACGCCGTGGCTGCTGCCCGACAGGCGGCCGCCATCCTTTCGGCCGACATCAACAGCGGCAAGGGCGACAAGAACGACTGGGAAGTGCTCACGATCGTCGAGATCGTCGCTTCGGAGGCGATGGTGACCGTGGATCCGGCGGGTCTGATCGCCAATGCGGTCGCAGCGCGGCGCAGCGCCTTTCTCAATCTCCAGCGGCATGCCGCTACAGATACCGGCGCCGTGGCCGTGGCTGCTGCCGCGCGCGCTGCGGTCGGCGGCACGGATCTGTCGAAC contains:
- a CDS encoding murein L,D-transpeptidase: MKTSRRTFLLSAGALAATAYGAQAQDVIQDILNANRRGSWDDQFDARASSKAAKVSSHLPIFSPETIAYVEQAIGQYSNIVAQGGWPNVPATKKLKLGVVDPDVEVLRRRLMISGDLASSAGMSSSFDSYVDSALKRFQARHGLPADGVTGKYTYAALNVTAQVRLGQLETNLVRLRSMSGFLGDRYVMVNIPAAQIEAVEGNRVVQRHTAIVGKIDRQTPILNSKINEVIVNPFWNAPESIVIKDIIPHMRKNPTYLTDNAIRLIAPDGTEVDPASVDWNTNDAVKYRFRQDPGKINAMASVKINFPNPHAVYMHDTPQQSLFSKLMRFDSSGCVRVQNVRDLVTWLLRDTPGWNRQRFEETIRSGENTPVALTNPVPVYFTYVTAWSTGDGVVHFRDDIYARDGVDELQLSTAL